A region of the Serinicoccus profundi genome:
CGACTACTCCTCCGCCCCGCGCTGGGAGCACCGCCCGGTCGTCGTCGGCGCCGCGATCGCCAAGCCGTCGCCGATCTTCACCAAGCTCGACCCGTCGGTGGTCGAGGAGGAGCGGGCGCGCCTCGGCCTGGTCGACGACGCGGCGGGCGCAGGGGTATGACGTCGCTCGCCTGCGCCCGATGAGCGAGGACCGCGGCACGGAGCGGCCGGCGGCCCCCGACCCCCTGCCGATCCCGGTGGCGGACAACCACTGCCACCTCGACATCTCCCGCGACGACGCCCCGGCCCGCCCGGTGGCCGACATCGTCCGGGAGGCGGCGGCGGTGGGGGTGGACCGGCTCGTCCAGATCGGCTGCGACCTGCAGTCGGCGCGCTGGACCCACGAGATCGTCGACGAGCACCCGGCGCTCCTCGGCGGCGTGGCGATCCACCCCAACGAGGCACCCACGCACGAGGCGGCCGGGGACCTCGATGCCGTGATCGACGAGATCGGTGAGCTCGCCCGGCATCCGCGGATCCGGGTCATCGGGGAGAGCGGGCTCGACTACTTCCGCACCGGGCCGGAGGGGGTCGCGGCCCAGCACCACTCGTTCCGTCGGCACATCGCGTTGGCCAAGGAACTGGGTCTCGCGCTGCAGATCCATGACCGGGATGCCCACGACGACGTGCTGCGGATCCTCGCCGAGGAGGGCGCCCCGGAGAAGACGGTGCTGCACTGCTTCTCCGGCGACATGGAGATGGCGCGTGAGTGCGTGCGGCGCGGCTACTACCTGTCCTTCGCCGGGACCGTGACGTTCAAGAGCGCCAAGGACCTGCGCAACGCCCTGGCCGTCACGCCGGTCGAGCACCTCCTCGTCGAGACCGACGCGCCCTACCTCACGCCCACGCCGCACCGCGGTCGGGCCAACGCGCCATACCTCGTGCCGTTGACGGTGCGCGCCATGGCCGCGACGCTCAACACCTCGGTGCCCCAGCTGTGCGAGGCGCTCTCGGCCAACAGCGAGGCGGTCTACGGCCCCTGGTGAGCGCAGCTGTCGCAGCCGGGCGCTGAGGAATGTCGTCCGGCGCCGCTCGGCTCCTGCTGGATCTGGGCAAGGGGGCGATGCCGGCGCGAGGTATAGGCAAGGTGAGTGCCCTCGATGCACCATGGCCATGGTGCATCGTGCGGACCCAGCTTGCTCAGGTTGCGCAGCGGCAACGTCGGCTTGTCCAGGTGGGGGATGCGCAACGCCAGCTCGTCCGGACCGTGGACGGGCCACGGCGTCCGGGGCGAGAGGGTCCGCCATGGGAGGATGCCGGACGTGAGTGCGGACACCGAGGCGATGGGCAGCCCTGATCGCGGTGACCCCGAAGGCCTGCCCCCGGCGGAGCCGACCGACTGCTATGACCATGCCGTCCCTGGGGGCCCGGCCGACGCGGACTACGCCCTCCTCGGGCCGGCGCAGATCCGCGCTCTCGCCGACACGCTGGGCATCCGGCCGACCAAGCAGTGGGGGCAGAACTTCGTCATCGACAAGGGCACGGTGCGCCGGA
Encoded here:
- a CDS encoding TatD family hydrolase; this encodes MSEDRGTERPAAPDPLPIPVADNHCHLDISRDDAPARPVADIVREAAAVGVDRLVQIGCDLQSARWTHEIVDEHPALLGGVAIHPNEAPTHEAAGDLDAVIDEIGELARHPRIRVIGESGLDYFRTGPEGVAAQHHSFRRHIALAKELGLALQIHDRDAHDDVLRILAEEGAPEKTVLHCFSGDMEMARECVRRGYYLSFAGTVTFKSAKDLRNALAVTPVEHLLVETDAPYLTPTPHRGRANAPYLVPLTVRAMAATLNTSVPQLCEALSANSEAVYGPW